GCTGAGATGGTTACCTGATGGAGTGCGCCAACGCGACTGTGGCGCCAAATGTGGACCGCGCAGGGGACGCAGACGGCGGCCAGGGCGATCATGAGGATGCCCAGCCAGGCGTCGTGGTGTCCGGAAGCGGCGAGCCACAGGTGCACCAGGCAAGAGACTGCGGTGAGGGCCGCGCAGATCCGGGGATGGAGGACGGGCCCGGCTAACCGGACCCGTCCCGCCGTCGTGGTCATGGTGTGTCCCGGAGCGGTTCTAGTGGCAGTGCCCGGCGGGCTCGCCGTGCTCGCCATCGGCTGCTTGGCCGGCCGCACTATGGCAGCTCGAACCCGAGGCGTTGGCGGGCACGTCCAGGACCGGGCTGCGGTCAAAGAAGCCTTCCGGACGGAGTTTGAAGCCGACGGTGTCCACGGGCATGATGGGCCAGTCCTCCACCCGCGGGAAGTGAGTGAGGCCGAAGGTGTGCCAGAGGACGATGTCCTGGCCGTCGATGTCGCGGTCCTGGGCCACATAGGCCGGCAAACCGGCGCCGCCGGAGTGCTGGTTCACGAAGTCGCCCGTGGGGTAGCGTTCCTCGTCGGCATAGCGGGTGACCCATACGTCCTTGGTGGCGAAAGCCGCACGCTTCGCAATGGAGGAACCGGGATCAGCCAGCAGCGTGGGCTGGTTCTCGGCGTGGAGTTTGTAGCCGACCGGCTCACCCAGGCGGTTTTTGGACTCGGGGTTGGAGATGATCCAGGTGCGGCCTGCGCGGGCATCGGCTTCGCGGACGGCCTGGGACTCTGTGGCCAGGACAGTGCGCTTGCGGGAGAACGCATTGCCACGCTCGTTGCCTTCGCCCATTGCCTGCCGGACCACGTCTTCTTCCTCCACGCGGTTGGCGAAACCGTCAACTGCCATGTCCAGCCGGGCGCTGAAGAGGTGCTGATGGAACGGGGCGCCGAGGCCGGGGGCCAGCTGGGAGATGTTGTCCGAGCCGCCTTCCGGGAATGCACTGGTGAATACGACGCCGGTGGCCTTTGCTTCGAATTCGATGGTGCCATCCAAGTAGAGGTACCAGTAAAAGCCGTAGTCGTAGTTGCCGATGGTAGTGAAGAAGGAGATCACCAGCCGGCGGTTGCGGCGGGTGTAATTGATGCCGGTCCACAGGTCAGAGTGCTTGGAGAGGATGCCCCAGTCTTCCTCGTGCATGCAGATGCCGTTGCGGATCTCGCGTGGGTTGCCGAAAGCATCGCTGATGACAGGGCTGAGGTACGTGATGTCACCCAGGCAATCGCAGCCCAGCTCCAAGGAGTTCGCGTACTGACCCACCAGGTATTCACCGGTGTCGAAGTAGTTCTGCCATGACCGAATGGGCGAGGGATCACCGTACGGAACAACCATTTCGGCGATGGAGGCACGGTTGATGATGGGACGCTTCTTGCCGCCGTCCTGGAACGCCAGGTTATGAAGGACAACACCTTCGCGGACATCGAAGCCAACGTCCACGCTCCACTTCTCCCACTCCACATGGTTGCCGCCGGTGACGGTGAAGCTGGGGCCTTCCGGCTGCGTGATGCTGATGGGCTTCTGCGTTTCCCGGAGCGGGCCCGTCAGTTCAGGATCCGTGTAGTTTCCGTGCTCAGCCGGGATTGGCATGACGCCCAGATCGATGACCTGGGTGACTTCCTTGTTGACCACGTCCACGTACGCCACCAGCCCATCGACGGGATGGGCCCAAGCGCTGTCCTCCGGGAAGTCCTGCACAAACGCGAGCCCACGGAGGATGCGGCGGCCTTTCTCTTCGGCGTACTCAAAAACTCCCGCGGACAACGGAGCAACGCGAACATTTTTCACGTCCAGGTCCCGGGCTGCGAGTGCGGCGAGCCACCGCTCGTCGGTTGCAAGGAGCGTCTCCACAACCTCAAATTCCTCTTCCAACACGGGCAATTCGCCGGAGACCTTGGTGTCCAGCTCTATGGCTGTCAGGATCTCGCCGCGGGTCACGGAAACGAGGACATCAGTTGGGGCTCCGCCGGAGATGTCGTGAATGAAGACGCGGAAACGGCGGTCTACTTCTGCCTGCCCACGGGAAGGATCCACCAGCCCTAGGTAAGCGATCCGCTTTTCGGAACCGAGGTGTCCGGCGGCCTGCAGGATTGCCTGGACCTCAGAGATCTCGGCGCCCGTTGCCAGGGCGTACTGCGTTGCCTCAGTGGCTACGGCGTCAGTTGCTGTCTCAGTTGCTGTGGGCGTCATGGCTGCCTCTGGTCCGGGACCTATGATGGTCAGGATTTATTTTCTATAGGTGTAGAGAATAACCAAAACGTAAGATGGGTCACAAGACCTGTCCACCATTTATTTTTCCGGGAGCCCATCCAGTGCCAAAGATTGTTGACCACGATCAACGACGCCTCGAACTGGTAGACGCAACATGGCGGATCATCGCGAGGCTGGGCATGGAAGGTGCCACCATGCGGGAAATCGCCGAGGAAGCAGGCTTCGCCAACGGCGCCCTCAAGCCCTACTTCCCCACCAAGGACCTCCTGCTGACGTCGGCGTTCGGGCACGTTTTCAACCGCACCAACCAACGCATCGCCACCATGACAGATGGACTCTCAGGGGTGGCGGCCCTCCGCGCGTTCTGCGCCGAAGTCCTGCCGCTGGATGAAGAACGGGTCAACGAAGCCCGAATCGTGATTCCGTTCTGGCAGAAGGCACTGAACGACGCTGACATGGCAGCACTCCACAGCGAGTCCATGAGCCAGTGGCACACCACCATCACGGCTCATTGCGCGGCAGCCCGGGCGGCCGGTGAGATCACCACCCCTATCGGGGACGCCGCCGTCGCCGACCACCTGCTGAACATGATGCTGGGGGCGCAAATCGTTGTGGCGTTGTCCCCCACCGAGCATTTCTCGCGCGACCTCGCAGGGCAGTTGGATAACTACCTCGCCCTGCTCGCCGGTTAGCTAGCTGGTGGCGCCCGACGCCACCACGCCGACACCCAGCCCGGCGATCACACCGCTGCTGACACGCTCGACGACGGTACTCACCTTGGGGCGCTTGAGCCACCGCATCGCCTTGAATGCCACGACGGCGATCATCGACAAATAGGCGAAGGCGATGACTGCCACCACCACACCCAGGATGAGCGAGGTGCCCATGGTGTTGCCGCCGTGCGGGATGAACTGCGGGACCACAGCCAGGTAAAACAAACCAACCTTGGGGTTGAGCAGCGTGGACAGCGCCCCGGCTCCCAGAGCGGAGAGCCGGCTGTACGGGAGAGGCGCGCTATCTCCCGTTCCGTCGGCGCTGGCTTTGGCGGCCTTCCGGGATTTGATGAACGACGAAACGCCCAAATACAGCAAGTAAAGGCCGCCCGCGATCTTGACCCAGCGGAACAATTCCGCGGACTGCTCGAGAATCGCAGCCAGGCCCACACCCACCAAACCAGCCCAGGCAATCGCGCCAAGCGCAGACCCT
This genomic interval from Paenarthrobacter aurescens TC1 contains the following:
- a CDS encoding hypothetical protein (identified by Glimmer2; putative), yielding MTTTAGRVRLAGPVLHPRICAALTAVSCLVHLWLAASGHHDAWLGILMIALAAVCVPCAVHIWRHSRVGALHQVTISALAMVGLHAVLLLGAGGSGHAHGGGPASNAVDTSGTAQLLLVIGLEITTALLAATLVARLRRRAGVTG
- a CDS encoding putative transcriptional regulator, TetR family (identified by match to protein family HMM PF00440), which codes for MPKIVDHDQRRLELVDATWRIIARLGMEGATMREIAEEAGFANGALKPYFPTKDLLLTSAFGHVFNRTNQRIATMTDGLSGVAALRAFCAEVLPLDEERVNEARIVIPFWQKALNDADMAALHSESMSQWHTTITAHCAAARAAGEITTPIGDAAVADHLLNMMLGAQIVVALSPTEHFSRDLAGQLDNYLALLAG
- a CDS encoding putative translocator protein, LysE family (identified by match to protein family HMM PF01810), yielding MTLASLAAFAGLCLVLSVTPGPDTFLVLRIALNRPSAGIVAAAGSALGAIAWAGLVGVGLAAILEQSAELFRWVKIAGGLYLLYLGVSSFIKSRKAAKASADGTGDSAPLPYSRLSALGAGALSTLLNPKVGLFYLAVVPQFIPHGGNTMGTSLILGVVVAVIAFAYLSMIAVVAFKAMRWLKRPKVSTVVERVSSGVIAGLGVGVVASGATS